The Bacteroidota bacterium region AAATATTCCGCTGTACTTGATTGACTGATACAACCTACATTTACTTCGCTTAGGTCATTTACAGATTTAATATCATTTTCAAGTTTATTTATTTGTAGTGAAAAGAAAACAGAAGCTCCGTATCCCGAAATTATAAAAATTATAGCAAATCCCCACAAAATTGAAATCAATCCTCCTGATTTTGTTACTGCATCATTATCTTGTTTCTTCAGTTTTAGTAAATAAATTATTGAATGCCAAATACCGGCAATTCCTTTGTTAAATTTATTATAATGTTTTCTCTCACTCAGCCATAGCATTATTCCTAAAATGACTAAAACTATCAGAATAAAAACAAATGTTTTTAACAAGCCTATCGAAAAAAACTTTTTGCTAAATGAATTGCTCCCTTTACTGATTGCAATAGTTAAGTTTGTAATGTAAAAAGGTTGCATAAAATCAAACTCTGTAAGCCTTCCGCTTGTTACAGTAAGGGGTGAAATTGTAATATCCACATCATTATTTTTAACTGCATCCAGCAAACTCGAAAGTGAATTATAATTTTTATATTCAAAATCTAATTTCAGACGTTTTGCAATATCCTTCCAAATATCAATACTTATTCCACTGTAAGCTCCTTCTTCATTAATAATAAAAGGAGGTGTTTCTTTTACGCCAACAATTATTTTCTGTTTTTCTTTTTGAGTGTTTGAAAAAGAATAAAATGAATTCACTAAAACAAAAGCAATAAAAAGAACTACAATTTTTTTCATAATAAGGACTTTAGGGATTGTTGTCAAAGATAATATTAATATTTTTAACTGCAAAAGGGTTTATTCTTTTTTAAAATTCAGAACAACAAACTTAACGAAAACTATAGTTCGACTGCTTATAATTTGAACTTTGGTATTCTATTTATCGTATTGATTATTATCCGTTTACACGATACAACGAAACATAGTTTCTGACAGCTCAGCATATATATTGTTACGAAAATATCGAATATTGAACAAGGAATTATGAATAATGAAATTTGCTGACCACAAAAATTGCTCATCGTCATCTTTTTACTTCAAAATTCTTTATTCCTTGTTCAATATTCATTATTACCATAGTTGAGTCCATGCGGACTTGTAATGAAAGAATCCGTTTGAAGCGAAGTTAGTCTGTATGAACTTCGCTTAGTGCGTTTAATTTGTTGTTTTAAACAAACATCAACTTTTTATCTTTAAAAAGATCTTCCAATTCAACGGGAGGAGTAAAATATTTATTTTTAAACCTATCCATTTGGTCAAGGGTTTTATTTGAAATTAAATTGGAAATTTCATCCATTGCTTCCCCTGAAATCAGATATGGAAATTCGGAAATTATTATTTTATCACCTATACATTGTGCAGCTATCTGGTATTCTGAAAGCTCTTCTTTGGGGATGCCTTTTATCATACATTCTGAAATCCTTGCCTCTATGCTCTCATTACCTTCAAGTTTTTTTCTTCTTCTCATCAATTTTGCATGTGAAGTCATGTATTTAAAAATCTTTAAAAGAGATTTTTTGGAAAATGATTTTTGCATTGTCATTGCACAATCCATACAAATTGCATATTCGAAAATCACATCTTCAGTGTCAAATTCTATATATTTTTTTATTGCTTTTTCAATAAAATATGTAACAGAGTTTTTTCTTAATTCTTTGTTACAAACAAGACAATTTGTAAAAGGAGCATTTTTAGAAAAAGAAAAAAATTCTTCCGGTATTTCTAATAATTGTTTCTCGTTTTTACCTTTAGATTTTTTCATTTTTCAAAATTATGAAAAATAAAATCAACTCACAAAAAAAATCATTATTTGTCTCTAATATTTTGTTTTTTTGTAAAAAGTTCTTGTTTAGAAAAGGTGTATTAAAAATAATCTTACTTTTGAAGAAAATTTTAAAAACTATTAAATGTCCCCATTAAGTCTTTCAATAGTAATTATTGCATATTTTTTCGTACTAATTTTAATTTCTCAAATTACAAGCCGTAAGGCGGATAATGCATCTTTTTTTCTCGGCAACAGAAAATCACCTTGGTACATTGTTGCATTCGGAATGATTGGAGCCTCACTTTCGGGAGTAACATTTATTTCTATTCCCGGATGGGTTGGTGCAAGTCAATTTTCTTACCTACAAGTTGTTATAGGTTATTTATTCGGGTATTTCGTTATCGCTGTTATTTTAATGCCTGTTTATTACAAACTAAATCTAACCTCCATTTATTCCTATCTTCAACAACGATTTGGATTTTGGTCATACAAGACAGGAGTAGTCTTTTTTCTTTTTTCAAGAACTTTTGGTGCTGCTGCAAGATTATTTATTGTTGCAAATATTTTACAATATGCAATACTCGACAATTGGAATGTTCCTTTTTATGCCACAGTGGTAATCACAATTTTACTTATTTGGATATACACTTTCAAAGGAGGCATTAAAACAATTATTTGGACAGATACACTTCAAACATTATTTATGTTAGTCGCAGTTGGAATAACCGTTTACATTATTAGTAAAACCTTGAATTTAAATTTCAATGAATTAGTTGCAACAATTTCCGATAGTGATTATTCAAAAACATTTTTCTTTGATGACTGGAAAGCAAAAAGCTATTTTTGGAAAAACTTTTTTGGCGGAGCATTTATTGCTATCGCCATGACAGGCTTGGATCAAGACATGATGCAAAAAAATCTCAGTTGCAGAAATATTAAAGAAGGTCAAAAAAATATTCTTTGGTTTACCATTGCTTTAATACCTGTAAACATTCTTTTCCTTTCGCTTGGTGCTTTGCTTTATATTTTTGCTTCACAAAGCGGAATAATTCTTCCTGCCGATACCGACCTTGCTTTCCCGATGATTGCTACAGGTGGCTATCTTAATCCTATTGTTGTTTTATTTTTCACACTCGGAATAATCGCAGCAGCCTATTCAAGTGCCGACTCTGCCCTTACTGCCCTTACAACATCATTTAGTATTGATATTTTAAATGTAAAAAAATATAAAAACGAAATAAAAGAAAAAACTATTAGAAAAAGAGTTCATGTTGGATTTTCAATTGTTTTGATAGCTGTAATTCTTGCTTTCAAAGCAATTAATAATACAAGTGTAATTGATGCATTATTTACAGTTGCAGGTTATACCTATGGTCCACTCTTAGGATTATATGCTTTTGGTTTATTGACAAAATATAAAATAACCGATTCTTATAAAGTCTTGATAATAGCAATACTATCTCCATTGTTTTGTTATTTTATAAGTTCAAATTCCGAACAATGGCTTAACGGATACATCTTCGGCTATGAGCTTCTTATCCTTAATGGAATTATTATGTTTTTAGGACTTTTANNNNNNNNNNNNNNNNNNNNNNNNNNNNNNNNNNNNNNNNNNNNNNNNNNNNNNNNNNNNNNNNNNNNNNNNNNNNNNNNNNNNNNNNNN contains the following coding sequences:
- a CDS encoding transporter substrate-binding domain-containing protein; translated protein: MKKIVVLFIAFVLVNSFYSFSNTQKEKQKIIVGVKETPPFIINEEGAYSGISIDIWKDIAKRLKLDFEYKNYNSLSSLLDAVKNNDVDITISPLTVTSGRLTEFDFMQPFYITNLTIAISKGSNSFSKKFFSIGLLKTFVFILIVLVILGIMLWLSERKHYNKFNKGIAGIWHSIIYLLKLKKQDNDAVTKSGGLISILWGFAIIFIISGYGASVFFSLQINKLENDIKSVNDLSEVNVGCISQSSTAEYLISKNIDFKEYATLEKLLEALKKNDIDAVVHDAPILKYYVFKNKLDNDFSILPVTFNKQYYSFAVSHKSPLQYKINPALFNEIECGNMDEILGKYNLLE
- a CDS encoding sodium:solute symporter; the protein is MSPLSLSIVIIAYFFVLILISQITSRKADNASFFLGNRKSPWYIVAFGMIGASLSGVTFISIPGWVGASQFSYLQVVIGYLFGYFVIAVILMPVYYKLNLTSIYSYLQQRFGFWSYKTGVVFFLFSRTFGAAARLFIVANILQYAILDNWNVPFYATVVITILLIWIYTFKGGIKTIIWTDTLQTLFMLVAVGITVYIISKTLNLNFNELVATISDSDYSKTFFFDDWKAKSYFWKNFFGGAFIAIAMTGLDQDMMQKNLSCRNIKEGQKNILWFTIALIPVNILFLSLGALLYIFASQSGIILPADTDLAFPMIATGGYLNPIVVLFFTLGIIAAAYSSADSALTALTTSFSIDILNVKKYKNEIKEKTIRKRVHVGFSIVLIAVILAFKAINNTSVIDALFTVAGYTYGPLLGLYAFGLLTKYKITDSYKVLIIAILSPLFCYFISSNSEQWLNGYIFGYELLILNGIIMFLGLL